Proteins from a single region of Streptomyces vinaceus:
- a CDS encoding MarR family winged helix-turn-helix transcriptional regulator: METETATRWLTEAEQCTWRTHLDVSRLLMHQLEKDLQPFGLTNNDYEILVNLSESEGHRMRMSDLATSTLQSKSRLSHQITRMETAGLVVRVNCESDRRGLYAVLTDEGMELMRKVAPHHVASVRRHFIDLLPPEALAALRASLEPVANHLRDERGKA, encoded by the coding sequence ATGGAGACCGAGACGGCCACACGCTGGCTGACCGAGGCCGAGCAGTGCACCTGGCGCACCCATCTGGACGTCAGCCGGCTGCTGATGCACCAGCTGGAAAAGGATCTCCAGCCCTTCGGACTCACCAACAACGACTACGAGATCCTGGTGAACCTCTCGGAGTCCGAGGGCCACCGGATGCGGATGAGCGATCTCGCGACGTCGACGCTGCAGTCCAAGAGCCGGCTGTCCCACCAGATCACCCGCATGGAGACCGCGGGCCTGGTCGTCCGGGTGAACTGCGAATCCGACCGCCGGGGGCTGTACGCCGTCCTGACCGACGAGGGCATGGAGCTCATGCGGAAGGTCGCCCCGCACCACGTGGCGTCCGTCCGCCGGCACTTCATCGACCTGCTGCCGCCGGAGGCCCTGGCGGCGCTGCGCGCCTCGCTGGAGCCGGTCGCGAACCACCTGCGCGACGAGCGCGGCAAGGCCTGA
- a CDS encoding PepSY domain-containing protein, whose translation MHPKHKACVGAAAAALLIAGGPAAAAAAHTADAARTAPAAAAVRADVDAAGAAAAALKKYPGVVSSVDKDGAVWHVDVIGKDGKHAELTVDTRSGKVFTENADDDSGDDGQNKALAAAKVTAQQAMKAAVAAHSGQVRSVEWDDDDDNGSRYWNVEVQSGDKTTNVHVDAASGKATVSTSDSDGDDDGN comes from the coding sequence ATGCACCCCAAGCACAAGGCCTGCGTCGGCGCGGCCGCGGCCGCGCTCCTGATCGCCGGGGGCCCGGCGGCGGCCGCCGCCGCGCACACGGCCGACGCGGCGAGAACCGCCCCCGCGGCCGCCGCGGTCCGCGCCGACGTCGACGCCGCGGGCGCGGCCGCCGCCGCGCTGAAGAAGTACCCCGGCGTCGTGTCCTCCGTCGACAAGGACGGCGCCGTCTGGCACGTCGACGTCATCGGCAAGGACGGCAAGCACGCGGAGCTGACGGTCGACACCCGCAGCGGCAAGGTGTTCACCGAGAACGCGGACGACGACAGCGGCGACGACGGCCAGAACAAGGCCCTCGCCGCCGCGAAGGTCACCGCCCAGCAGGCGATGAAGGCGGCCGTCGCCGCCCACTCCGGCCAGGTCCGGTCCGTGGAATGGGACGACGATGACGACAACGGCTCCCGCTACTGGAACGTCGAGGTCCAGTCCGGGGACAAGACCACCAACGTGCACGTCGACGCCGCCTCGGGCAAGGCCACGGTGTCCACGTCGGACTCCGACGGCGACGACGACGGCAACTGA
- a CDS encoding 50S ribosomal protein bL37, protein MAKRGNKKRARKKKKANHGKRPNA, encoded by the coding sequence ATGGCCAAGCGCGGCAACAAGAAGCGAGCACGCAAGAAGAAGAAGGCGAACCACGGCAAGCGTCCCAACGCCTGA